Proteins co-encoded in one Lacerta agilis isolate rLacAgi1 chromosome 6, rLacAgi1.pri, whole genome shotgun sequence genomic window:
- the LOC117047960 gene encoding phosphatidylinositol N-acetylglucosaminyltransferase subunit C-like, whose amino-acid sequence MLPAQLGPNTRQRWQKVLYKKQPFPDNYVDQSFLEKLRKNIHARKYQYWAVVFESGVVIQQLCSVCVFVVIWRYMDVGLLAPQWLFGAGLVSSLIGYVLFDALDSGMGRNQSGQTRWADLKNTVVFVAFTYGFSPVLKTLTESISTDTIYAMSSLMLLGHLIFYDYGANAAIVSSTLSLNMAIFASVCLASRLPRSLHAFVMVTFAIQIFALWPMLQKKLKAQTPRCYVVATLLFALSALVGLLTISSVGMVLFGLLLVSISCLCPYCLIKLQLFKDNIHGPWDEAEIKEDLSKFLM is encoded by the coding sequence ATGCTGCCTGCTCAGCTGGGACCAAACACAAGGCAGCGCTGGCAGAAAGTGTTGTATAAAAAGCAGCCCTTTCCTGATAACTATGTGGACCAGAGTTTCCTAGAGAAGCTACGCAAGAACATCCATGCCCGCAAGTACCAGTACTGGGCGGTGGTGTTTGAGTCTGGAGTGGTCATACAGCAGCTGTGCAGCGTCTGCGTCTTTGTCGTCATCTGGCGGTACATGGATGTGGGGCTGCTGGCTCCCCAGTGGTTATTTGGCGCTGGCCTGGTGTCTTCCCTGATTGGTTACGTCCTTTTTGACGCACTGGACTCGGGAATGGGGAGAAACCAGAGCGGCCAGACGCGTTGGGCAGATCTGAAAAACACGGTGGTGTTTGTGGCCTTCACCTACGGCTTCTCCCCAGTGTTGAAAACACTGACTGAGTCCATCAGCACAGACACAATTTATGCCATGTCTTCTCTAATGCTCTTGGGACACCTGATCTTCTATGACTACGGCGCCAATGCTGCCATTGTGTCCAGCACTCTGTCCCTTAACATGGCCATCTTTGCCTCGGTCTGCTTGGCCTCGCGGTTGCCTCGCTCCCTGCACGCCTTCGTCATGGTGACATTCGCTATCCAGATCTTTGCTCTGTGGCCCATGCTGCAAAAGAAGCTCAAAGCCCAGACTCCCCGCTGCTATGTCGTCGCCACTTTGCTCTTTGCTCTGTCGGCCTTGGTGGGCCTGCTGACCATCTCCAGCGTTGGCATGGTTCTCTTTGGCCTTCTTCTCGTCTCCATCTCATGCCTGTGTCCTTACTGCCTCATCAAGCTGCAGCTCTTCAAAGACAACATCCACGGGCCTTGGGATGAAGCTGAAATCAAGGAAGACCTCTCCAAGTTCCTCATGTAA